The following are from one region of the Rosistilla carotiformis genome:
- a CDS encoding FHA domain-containing protein, which translates to MNDDVPPPTQLESDEEVQRVQAELRHQAQGSGKKRSSDDEKLFRPTARPPVVMLVVCDDGKDSGELIRIRSDRFTIGRTEGDLQISHDEMISSRHVALHRQSVAGQVRLCATDLQSRNGLFVRVTKAPLMHQAEVLIGGGHYKMDIVRDDVPETVALAGPEELLPASTKALEGQHVPGAVILSEIIAGRAETRTMLDRSRYVIGRGEHCEIQRPRDPYTRTVHAVLSRSERGTWVIEGANTINGIWLRVPQIVVNVGKSCEFRIGEQRFRLKFGSRS; encoded by the coding sequence ATGAACGACGACGTCCCACCCCCAACGCAACTTGAGTCTGACGAAGAAGTGCAGCGTGTGCAGGCCGAACTTCGTCACCAGGCTCAAGGATCTGGCAAGAAACGCAGTTCCGACGACGAAAAATTGTTCCGTCCCACGGCGCGTCCGCCTGTTGTGATGTTGGTCGTTTGTGATGATGGCAAGGATTCGGGCGAATTGATTCGGATTCGCAGCGACCGATTCACGATCGGTCGCACCGAAGGGGATTTGCAGATATCGCATGACGAAATGATTTCGTCGCGGCACGTGGCGCTGCACCGTCAATCGGTCGCAGGCCAGGTTCGCTTGTGCGCGACCGATCTACAAAGTCGCAATGGATTGTTTGTTCGCGTCACCAAAGCACCATTGATGCACCAAGCGGAAGTGCTGATTGGCGGTGGCCACTATAAAATGGACATCGTGCGGGACGATGTGCCGGAAACGGTGGCCTTGGCGGGGCCCGAGGAATTATTGCCGGCATCGACCAAGGCGTTGGAGGGGCAACATGTACCGGGAGCCGTGATCCTTTCGGAGATCATTGCCGGCCGTGCCGAGACGCGGACGATGCTTGATCGGTCGCGGTATGTGATCGGTCGCGGCGAACATTGTGAAATCCAGCGTCCCCGCGATCCCTACACCCGCACCGTGCATGCCGTGTTGTCGCGCAGCGAGCGTGGCACCTGGGTGATCGAAGGCGCAAACACGATTAACGGAATTTGGCTTCGCGTGCCTCAAATCGTCGTGAACGTCGGCAAGTCTTGCGAGTTTCGTATCGGCGAGCAACGCTTCCGCTTGAAATTCGGAAGTCGATCATGA
- a CDS encoding protein kinase domain-containing protein, giving the protein MVSPKLPRIDDALLKQFAEGRLDSEIESWLALAIEKSLELQARVAAISSNRFLEKVKQAAVASRAAGSDASFDQKTAESIEAVQPDGIPQELLDSRDYQVLKELGRGGMGVVYLAKYVPMDRVEVLKVLSEQLVKKGSAKQRFRNEMRAIGKLNHPAIATAYQQVPLPTQLVFSMEYVPGIDLHRFIRKYHPVPIPVACALAFQIAGALQHANSKQTVHRDIKPSNVMVFKEDGNLRIKILDFGLAKASSERDSEGLTVDGTMLGTPEYMAPEQALNAAKADIRADIYSLGCTLYHLLMGKPPFAGTFQSILMAHAQQEADYISFSRLDVPVELSEIIAKMMAKNPSERYATPKQVAEALKPFAGKASVKSHIQLDPAKIDTHFDLALPSRETSIEQPSPTIAPVLAPAGTPQRSVAASIADLKVEDRRFTKSILAANRPRNAAGRFKLPPRLAIAIGGSFLAILLAGVLMLRTGEGTLVIENLPADAEVFVDQESIRLRWNEGKETATVRVKPGTRHVEVRSGGARIAGETVTIDRGDKIMISVSVAPAVHIAAKEAPATKSNADSQVPGTSSGTVLAKFDDLFSPGGSWINVDESLTTSLTILSRNGESFRALVSAGQGLRREVHGKIAGNEISWLAKDVHVIVGKAGGDNTGTISQDGAGPRIDFRWSGPGAASGTFTLRPDTQLVPPSDAILFHGSRYKLFPEKLSWHDARNRCSLMGGNLAVISSRAENDFIFGMARTAGLDSVWLGASDEHKEGDWNWITGDSLRYRNWGTHQPNNLGSGEDFMLLIVNYPSGPSLESRWVDQPNESLQKQNPGYICQWFGSQPQEVNAAGFKTDAVTKHADVAPIQPKPDGFVSLFDGTDTSAWQSLGPFKVREGTLVANDEKGFAISKDEYENFELIAEWKIGPGANSGIYYREISTRTSAGTEYQIIDESGFADAMKPELTTGAIRRVAAPESPHNTSLGVWHSTRIVCSGPKAEHWLDGKKLLEYDTSTSEWQRLLSDSNVQGQMEIKFLKRGHILLQARGGEIAFRAIRIKQLPLLN; this is encoded by the coding sequence ATGGTCTCTCCGAAGCTACCGCGAATCGACGACGCACTGCTGAAACAGTTTGCCGAAGGGCGGCTTGATTCGGAAATAGAAAGCTGGCTGGCGCTGGCGATTGAAAAGTCGCTAGAACTTCAAGCTCGCGTTGCGGCGATTTCGAGTAACCGATTTCTAGAAAAGGTAAAGCAGGCAGCGGTTGCCAGCCGCGCAGCAGGCTCGGATGCAAGTTTCGATCAGAAGACCGCGGAGTCGATCGAGGCGGTGCAGCCTGATGGGATTCCTCAAGAACTGCTTGATTCGCGGGATTACCAGGTGCTAAAGGAACTTGGTCGCGGCGGGATGGGGGTTGTTTACCTTGCCAAGTATGTGCCGATGGATCGGGTTGAAGTACTGAAGGTTCTCAGCGAGCAATTGGTCAAGAAGGGTTCCGCTAAACAACGCTTTCGTAACGAAATGCGTGCCATCGGAAAACTGAATCATCCGGCGATTGCAACCGCGTACCAGCAGGTTCCTCTGCCAACGCAGCTCGTCTTTTCGATGGAGTATGTTCCAGGAATCGATCTGCATCGGTTCATTCGCAAGTACCATCCCGTTCCGATTCCTGTCGCCTGTGCGCTAGCCTTTCAGATTGCTGGAGCTTTGCAACATGCGAATTCGAAACAGACAGTTCACCGCGACATCAAGCCTTCGAACGTGATGGTGTTTAAGGAAGACGGAAACCTACGCATCAAGATCCTCGACTTCGGTCTTGCCAAAGCGAGCAGCGAACGCGATTCCGAAGGGTTGACCGTCGACGGCACGATGTTAGGAACGCCCGAATACATGGCCCCCGAGCAAGCGTTGAATGCGGCCAAGGCGGACATCCGCGCGGACATCTACAGTCTTGGATGCACGCTGTATCACTTGCTGATGGGCAAGCCTCCTTTCGCCGGGACGTTTCAGAGCATTCTGATGGCGCATGCCCAGCAGGAAGCCGACTACATCAGCTTCTCAAGGCTTGACGTTCCTGTCGAGCTCTCCGAGATCATCGCCAAGATGATGGCCAAGAATCCGTCGGAACGCTATGCGACGCCAAAGCAAGTTGCCGAAGCACTGAAGCCGTTCGCCGGCAAAGCCAGCGTCAAATCCCATATTCAATTGGATCCCGCCAAGATCGACACCCACTTTGATCTTGCCTTGCCCAGTCGCGAAACGTCGATCGAACAACCATCACCTACTATAGCACCAGTGCTCGCTCCGGCGGGAACTCCACAGCGAAGTGTGGCCGCCAGTATCGCAGACCTAAAAGTTGAAGATCGCCGCTTCACCAAGTCGATTCTGGCAGCCAACCGACCTCGAAACGCTGCAGGGCGTTTCAAGCTGCCGCCCAGATTAGCAATCGCGATCGGAGGCAGCTTTCTAGCGATCTTGCTCGCCGGAGTACTCATGCTTCGGACTGGCGAAGGCACGCTTGTGATCGAAAACCTGCCCGCAGATGCAGAAGTCTTCGTCGATCAAGAATCGATTCGGCTCCGCTGGAACGAAGGCAAAGAAACCGCCACAGTCCGCGTGAAACCGGGCACCCGCCATGTCGAAGTGCGTTCCGGAGGAGCACGCATTGCTGGTGAAACCGTTACGATCGACCGAGGCGACAAGATAATGATCTCTGTTTCGGTTGCACCCGCAGTACACATAGCGGCCAAGGAAGCTCCGGCGACGAAATCGAATGCTGACTCTCAAGTCCCAGGCACATCCTCAGGGACGGTATTAGCCAAGTTCGATGATCTTTTTAGTCCAGGGGGCTCTTGGATAAATGTCGATGAGTCGTTGACCACATCGTTGACGATCCTGTCTCGGAATGGCGAATCGTTCCGAGCTTTGGTTTCGGCTGGCCAGGGTTTGCGGCGTGAAGTCCATGGAAAGATTGCAGGCAACGAAATTAGTTGGCTTGCAAAAGACGTTCACGTGATCGTTGGTAAGGCGGGCGGAGATAATACGGGGACAATATCACAGGATGGTGCTGGTCCAAGAATTGATTTTCGTTGGTCCGGACCCGGTGCTGCGTCAGGAACCTTCACCCTTAGGCCAGACACTCAGTTAGTGCCACCAAGTGATGCAATTTTGTTTCACGGCTCTCGATACAAGCTATTCCCGGAAAAGTTGAGTTGGCATGACGCAAGAAACCGTTGTTCGCTGATGGGAGGCAACCTTGCCGTTATAAGTTCACGGGCAGAAAATGACTTCATCTTCGGTATGGCGAGAACGGCAGGACTAGACTCTGTTTGGCTAGGCGCAAGCGATGAGCACAAAGAAGGCGACTGGAATTGGATCACCGGCGATTCGTTGCGTTATCGAAATTGGGGAACCCACCAGCCCAACAACTTAGGATCAGGTGAAGACTTCATGCTCCTAATTGTTAACTACCCGTCGGGGCCAAGTTTGGAAAGTCGTTGGGTCGATCAGCCAAATGAGTCTTTGCAAAAACAAAATCCGGGCTACATATGCCAATGGTTTGGCAGCCAACCTCAAGAGGTGAACGCTGCCGGATTCAAGACGGATGCAGTAACAAAACATGCCGACGTTGCCCCGATTCAGCCCAAGCCAGACGGATTTGTATCGCTGTTTGATGGTACCGATACGAGTGCTTGGCAATCGCTCGGCCCCTTCAAAGTTCGCGAGGGAACTTTGGTGGCAAATGATGAAAAGGGATTTGCGATTTCGAAGGATGAATATGAAAACTTTGAACTGATTGCCGAATGGAAAATTGGCCCGGGCGCAAACAGCGGAATCTACTATCGGGAAATAAGCACGCGGACGTCTGCGGGGACTGAATATCAAATTATTGATGAGTCGGGATTCGCAGATGCCATGAAGCCCGAATTAACGACAGGGGCAATTCGGCGTGTGGCGGCGCCGGAGTCGCCCCATAACACCTCACTCGGGGTGTGGCATAGCACTCGGATAGTTTGTAGCGGGCCGAAGGCGGAGCATTGGCTCGACGGAAAAAAATTGCTCGAGTACGATACCTCGACTTCAGAGTGGCAGAGATTGCTTTCGGATTCCAACGTCCAAGGGCAGATGGAGATCAAATTCCTAAAGCGCGGACACATTCTACTGCAAGCACGCGGTGGCGAAATCGCTTTCCGGGCGATCCGTATCAAACAGCTCCCGCTTTTGAATTAG
- a CDS encoding NPCBM/NEW2 domain-containing protein, which translates to MIALEKNRQEHRILGPINSRTAAKWHAQHLALCFIVSVCVGEGKAQPPQQWVNLLEWSENADWASRGRNYNERLESQPSRNGVTIRPVQWNYYPLPAIVDGDYEMEVEWTRETGTESVHIGFPVGSHTMDLVFSAFTGRYGGVASIDGKGYTENATRKSPSAVRNGYRNRTTINVATKADEATFRIDHNGEENYIQWRGKLNSLEGRFDMMRHPWIGAWDSRTVFHKVRIKMKTGIVTPDFITVADKNQDLHSGFVRLVGETAGLPKVGWGNFFVNQAFKVGGHVAERRVPRVAEKFRFCDDYYTVHAPSRVKCAIPRSMKSFSVIGVNQGLRSSKFSVVVDGVALYDSGMTGLDIIKLDLPANSKILELAVDPLGDHIYDHTYWCYPRFHRFSADRITEDKLDSPSRKLNIFSAEVGANRITYNKSIWAPPIHYRDAPICDEYLFAHAPSTVTYAVPDGMTRFTAVGYNVVSCSVRYEVWADGKPLLQTPQAGVVPIDVQLPSGTKSIELKVNDMGNSKDDQSFWCYPRLYAK; encoded by the coding sequence TTGATCGCTTTGGAAAAAAATCGACAGGAGCATCGTATTTTGGGTCCCATCAATTCACGAACTGCAGCGAAGTGGCATGCACAACATCTCGCACTATGTTTCATTGTGAGCGTTTGCGTTGGAGAAGGGAAAGCTCAACCTCCCCAACAGTGGGTAAATCTGCTGGAATGGTCCGAGAACGCCGACTGGGCGTCGCGAGGTCGCAATTACAACGAACGACTCGAAAGCCAGCCTTCGCGTAACGGCGTAACGATAAGGCCGGTACAGTGGAATTACTATCCGCTGCCGGCAATTGTCGACGGCGATTATGAGATGGAAGTCGAATGGACGCGCGAAACTGGAACCGAATCAGTCCACATAGGCTTTCCAGTCGGTTCGCACACCATGGATCTGGTTTTCAGTGCTTTCACCGGACGGTATGGAGGAGTGGCAAGCATTGATGGCAAGGGATATACGGAGAACGCAACGAGAAAATCCCCGTCTGCAGTACGCAATGGTTACCGCAATCGCACCACCATCAATGTCGCGACCAAAGCCGATGAGGCGACGTTTCGCATCGACCACAACGGCGAGGAAAATTACATCCAGTGGCGGGGGAAGCTCAATTCACTGGAAGGTCGGTTCGACATGATGCGTCATCCCTGGATTGGAGCTTGGGACAGTCGTACGGTATTTCACAAGGTTCGCATCAAAATGAAGACAGGCATCGTGACACCCGACTTCATCACGGTCGCTGACAAGAACCAAGACCTCCACTCGGGTTTCGTTCGCTTAGTCGGCGAAACCGCCGGACTACCGAAGGTTGGTTGGGGAAATTTTTTTGTCAACCAAGCGTTCAAAGTGGGTGGGCATGTTGCAGAACGTCGTGTGCCTCGTGTCGCAGAAAAGTTTCGCTTTTGCGATGACTACTACACCGTTCATGCTCCCTCGCGAGTGAAGTGTGCAATTCCGAGGTCGATGAAGAGTTTCTCTGTCATTGGGGTGAACCAAGGCTTGCGATCCTCCAAATTTTCCGTCGTTGTTGATGGTGTCGCGCTCTACGATTCCGGCATGACGGGTTTAGACATCATCAAATTGGATCTTCCCGCAAATTCAAAGATTCTTGAACTTGCAGTCGATCCGCTTGGCGATCACATTTACGACCACACCTATTGGTGCTACCCTCGCTTCCATCGTTTCTCAGCGGATCGCATCACGGAGGACAAGCTCGATTCGCCTTCAAGAAAATTGAATATCTTCTCTGCGGAAGTTGGGGCGAACAGGATCACCTACAACAAGTCCATCTGGGCGCCCCCAATTCACTATCGCGACGCGCCAATTTGCGACGAGTATTTGTTTGCTCATGCGCCCTCCACGGTGACCTATGCGGTCCCCGACGGCATGACGCGGTTCACGGCTGTCGGATACAACGTCGTCAGTTGTTCCGTGCGTTATGAAGTGTGGGCCGATGGAAAACCACTGCTCCAGACTCCGCAAGCGGGCGTTGTTCCAATCGACGTGCAACTGCCATCTGGCACAAAATCCATCGAATTAAAGGTTAACGACATGGGTAACTCCAAAGACGACCAAAGTTTCTGGTGCTACCCGCGATTGTATGCGAAATAG
- a CDS encoding family 16 glycoside hydrolase yields MSGNSPSQRSRSQAAIVNEALLNEFVNGRLDSATELRVAAMIECNPALQAHIVTIAGAGFLKRVEAAKTAAPCATQGDPCVGEKRVSKSYSNAPPAGLPIELAQCTDYQIFKELGRGGMGVVYLAKYVPMDRVEVLKVLSEQLVKKDVAKQRFRNEMRAIGKLNHPAIATAYQQVPLPTQLVFSMEYVPGIDLHRFIRKYHPVPIPVACALAFQIAEALQHANSKQTVHRDIKPSNVMVFKEDGNLRIKILDFGLAKASSERDSEGLTVDGTMLGTPEYMAPEQALNAAGADIRADIYSLGCTLYHLLMGKPPFVGNFQSILMSHAQQEAEYISFTRLDVPVELSEIIATMMAKNPSKRYATPNQVAEALKPFAGKASIKSQTRLEPAKIDTHFDFASPSRDTSTEQPASTIDPVLATAGNSQRSVAASISDLKVVDRRFTKSIPSAKRHRSAAGRFKPPPKLGIAIGGSFLAALLATVFMFRTGEGTIVIENAPEDSEVLVDQESIRLSWNKGKDVATVRVKPGTRHVEVRSGGNRIAGETVSIESNENKLIVVSLTNDIEPESHASLKTTPSPAPVPIDSSPSVEGIINGDFSDGLNGWTLEGGATGFRNFTHDGQPGLTTFGTQKDHNKGRMFQTFRVPMYAEALSFNVHGGRNQDTLWIALLHNQVSVNRVTGKNSTQGFDVEWDLSSLRGENVTLEIVDKSNAIYGFIGICWIKIIPDIQLKAARQDAAATGSALFNGVDLTGWKGDERFWSVESGCIVGRCSADTLTQNRIYLFSDVQTSGDFELAFDCKVSSGGNSGVIYRAIQTDQNPIALGYQIDVNLQRKASGSNYEAEGRGILASVANKVVINPDGNARIEKTRQDAEALSQVVKPDAWNHYRVVAKGRTMTHWINGWLMSQVTDEDLTNFRSKGSIGLQLHGWVPMEVRFKDIILQTKPDGFVSLFDGSDTDAWQELGPFEFRDGLLIGNGKRGNAISRKEYGDFELVADWKIGTGANSGIYYREPATRLVKFGNEYAISDDIFDGMEVPEDKKTGSLYGVVPASTDLKTRVGQWNTSRIVCRRSEVQHWLNGRPTAFYSTEGEQWLKLLESNRLSEAQKQQIGIRNQGHILLQSNSGEIAFRDVRIRELKHEPAELIDLEEGSILHGTRSYIEGFWEGKTVSYSLHINKRSGKTFEGYKYDQRERTNMATVEGLIEGNTIQWTETNGTTVYEASGVFIDGVITFAFTGNFSGRPGTQGVGKIAWP; encoded by the coding sequence ATGTCGGGTAACTCTCCAAGCCAACGTTCTCGTTCCCAAGCAGCAATCGTCAACGAAGCGTTGCTGAACGAGTTCGTCAATGGGCGGCTTGATTCGGCGACGGAGCTGCGCGTTGCTGCGATGATTGAGTGCAATCCAGCACTCCAGGCTCATATTGTAACGATAGCCGGAGCTGGATTTCTAAAGCGTGTAGAAGCCGCCAAGACTGCAGCCCCCTGCGCAACTCAAGGTGATCCCTGCGTTGGCGAAAAACGCGTGTCCAAATCGTATTCAAACGCCCCACCAGCCGGCCTGCCAATCGAACTAGCTCAGTGCACAGACTACCAGATTTTCAAGGAACTTGGTCGTGGCGGTATGGGGGTTGTTTATCTGGCCAAATATGTGCCGATGGATCGGGTTGAAGTATTAAAAGTTCTCAGCGAACAATTGGTCAAGAAGGACGTCGCCAAACAGCGTTTTCGCAACGAAATGCGTGCCATCGGAAAACTGAATCATCCGGCGATTGCAACCGCGTACCAGCAGGTTCCTCTGCCAACGCAGCTCGTCTTTTCGATGGAATATGTTCCGGGCATCGATCTGCATCGGTTCATTCGCAAGTACCATCCCGTCCCGATCCCTGTCGCGTGTGCATTAGCCTTTCAGATCGCTGAAGCATTGCAACATGCGAATTCGAAACAGACAGTTCACCGCGACATCAAGCCTTCGAACGTGATGGTGTTTAAGGAAGACGGAAACCTACGCATCAAGATCCTCGACTTCGGTCTTGCCAAAGCGAGCAGCGAACGCGATTCCGAAGGGTTGACCGTCGATGGCACGATGTTGGGAACGCCCGAATACATGGCCCCCGAGCAAGCGTTGAATGCCGCCGGCGCGGACATCCGCGCGGACATCTACAGTCTTGGCTGCACGCTGTATCACTTGCTGATGGGCAAACCTCCTTTCGTAGGAAACTTCCAGAGCATCCTGATGTCGCACGCCCAGCAGGAGGCTGAGTACATCAGCTTTACTCGACTTGATGTACCTGTAGAGCTCTCCGAAATCATCGCCACGATGATGGCCAAGAATCCGTCGAAACGATACGCAACGCCAAACCAAGTTGCCGAAGCACTGAAGCCGTTCGCTGGCAAAGCCAGCATCAAATCCCAGACGCGGTTAGAGCCCGCGAAGATTGACACCCACTTTGATTTTGCCTCGCCCAGTCGCGATACGTCGACCGAACAACCAGCCTCCACGATAGACCCCGTACTCGCAACGGCGGGAAATTCACAGCGAAGTGTGGCCGCCAGCATTTCCGATCTAAAGGTTGTAGATCGACGCTTCACCAAGTCGATTCCGTCAGCCAAACGCCATCGAAGCGCGGCAGGGAGATTCAAGCCGCCACCCAAATTAGGAATCGCGATCGGTGGAAGCTTTCTAGCGGCATTGCTCGCGACTGTGTTTATGTTTCGAACTGGCGAAGGCACAATCGTAATAGAAAACGCGCCCGAAGATTCAGAGGTATTAGTCGATCAAGAATCGATACGGCTCAGTTGGAACAAAGGCAAAGACGTTGCCACCGTCCGCGTGAAACCAGGCACCCGTCATGTCGAAGTGCGTTCTGGCGGAAACCGTATCGCGGGCGAAACGGTTTCCATTGAGAGTAATGAAAACAAACTAATTGTTGTATCATTGACGAATGACATCGAGCCCGAATCCCACGCCTCCTTGAAAACGACGCCTTCACCAGCTCCGGTCCCCATCGATAGTAGCCCCTCCGTAGAAGGGATCATCAACGGTGACTTTTCCGATGGCTTGAACGGCTGGACCCTTGAAGGGGGCGCGACTGGGTTCCGCAATTTCACTCACGATGGGCAGCCAGGACTAACGACATTTGGAACCCAAAAGGACCACAACAAAGGCCGAATGTTCCAGACCTTCCGTGTTCCGATGTATGCCGAGGCGTTATCATTTAACGTCCATGGCGGAAGAAACCAGGACACCCTTTGGATCGCTCTTTTACACAACCAAGTTTCCGTGAATCGCGTTACCGGAAAAAACTCAACCCAGGGGTTCGATGTTGAGTGGGACCTGTCCTCGCTACGCGGTGAGAACGTGACGCTTGAAATCGTTGACAAAAGCAATGCTATCTATGGTTTCATAGGGATTTGCTGGATCAAGATCATCCCTGACATCCAGTTGAAAGCGGCACGTCAGGATGCCGCTGCTACAGGTTCAGCGTTGTTTAACGGCGTCGATTTAACAGGCTGGAAAGGAGACGAGAGATTCTGGTCGGTGGAATCAGGCTGCATCGTTGGAAGATGCAGTGCTGACACCCTCACACAAAACAGAATCTATTTGTTCTCCGACGTTCAAACTAGTGGAGATTTTGAACTAGCCTTCGACTGCAAGGTTTCAAGCGGCGGGAACTCTGGCGTAATCTACCGAGCAATACAAACGGACCAGAATCCGATAGCGCTCGGTTACCAAATCGATGTCAACCTCCAGCGAAAAGCATCCGGAAGCAACTATGAAGCCGAAGGACGTGGGATCCTTGCCAGCGTTGCAAACAAGGTCGTAATCAATCCTGACGGCAACGCACGGATTGAGAAAACGCGACAGGATGCTGAGGCCCTTTCACAGGTTGTTAAACCGGACGCTTGGAATCACTATCGAGTCGTCGCTAAGGGCCGTACGATGACGCACTGGATTAATGGATGGCTAATGAGTCAAGTGACCGATGAGGACTTGACGAACTTCCGCTCCAAGGGATCGATAGGCCTTCAGTTGCATGGATGGGTACCAATGGAGGTTAGGTTTAAGGACATCATCTTGCAAACCAAACCAGACGGTTTTGTTTCACTGTTTGACGGTTCCGACACCGACGCGTGGCAGGAACTTGGACCGTTCGAATTTAGAGACGGATTGCTTATTGGAAATGGAAAACGCGGAAACGCCATTTCAAGAAAGGAATATGGAGACTTTGAACTAGTCGCGGATTGGAAAATCGGAACTGGAGCGAACAGTGGCATCTATTATCGAGAGCCCGCAACGCGTCTAGTTAAATTTGGAAACGAGTATGCTATTAGTGACGACATCTTCGATGGCATGGAAGTTCCCGAGGACAAGAAAACTGGAAGCCTGTACGGTGTCGTACCAGCATCGACCGACCTTAAAACACGCGTGGGCCAATGGAACACTTCTCGCATCGTTTGCCGACGGTCGGAGGTGCAGCATTGGCTCAACGGCAGGCCAACCGCCTTCTATTCGACGGAAGGCGAACAGTGGTTAAAGCTACTGGAATCCAACAGATTATCCGAAGCGCAGAAGCAACAGATCGGAATCCGCAACCAAGGTCATATTTTGTTGCAATCCAATTCAGGTGAGATTGCATTCCGCGACGTAAGGATCCGGGAATTAAAACATGAGCCCGCTGAACTCATCGACCTGGAGGAAGGCTCCATATTGCACGGAACTAGATCTTATATTGAAGGCTTCTGGGAGGGCAAAACGGTTTCCTATAGCCTTCACATCAACAAACGTTCGGGCAAAACGTTCGAAGGGTACAAATACGATCAGCGTGAAAGAACCAACATGGCAACCGTCGAAGGACTGATTGAAGGGAATACGATTCAATGGACGGAGACGAACGGAACAACCGTATATGAGGCTAGTGGCGTTTTCATCGACGGTGTCATTACGTTTGCTTTTACTGGGAACTTCAGTGGCAGGCCTGGAACACAAGGGGTCGGCAAGATTGCATGGCCTTAG